The proteins below are encoded in one region of Blastocatellia bacterium:
- a CDS encoding metal-binding protein codes for MPRAKTHDAITLILAPPTFLGVYAVTGSRDLALLTTLAMLFSGFMFGPDLDIDSKQYARWGPFGFLWWPYRVIFRHRSRLSHGILLGTAIRVIYFIAVLIALLGVGMWIVHLLRWPTLPEVSFQQVLRELWQIVRTVERRYLVAAFLGLWWGAVSHTLTDWLWGIWTNTKRIF; via the coding sequence ATGCCCAGGGCCAAGACTCATGATGCGATCACACTGATCCTGGCGCCCCCGACCTTTCTCGGCGTCTATGCTGTGACCGGGAGCAGGGACCTGGCCCTGCTGACCACACTGGCCATGCTTTTTTCCGGCTTCATGTTCGGGCCCGATCTGGACATTGACAGCAAACAGTATGCCCGTTGGGGACCGTTTGGATTCCTCTGGTGGCCGTACCGGGTGATCTTTCGCCATCGCTCCCGACTCTCGCATGGCATTTTGCTCGGTACGGCGATCCGCGTGATCTACTTTATTGCTGTACTTATTGCCCTGCTTGGTGTGGGGATGTGGATCGTCCATCTCCTCCGGTGGCCGACTCTGCCGGAGGTGAGCTTTCAACAGGTTCTCCGGGAACTGTGGCAGATCGTCCGCACGGTGGAGCGTCGGTATCTCGTCGCCGCCTTTCTCGGTTTGTGGTGGGGAGCCGTGAGCCATACGTTGACGGATTGGCTGTGGGGGATCTGGACGAACACGAAACGAATTTTCTGA